CTGCCGGGCCTCGCCCCGGTCCCGGGCCGCGGCATGACCCAGCCGGGTTACGAGGGCGCGGGCCGGCTGGTCGTCCCCGTCGGTCTCATCGACAAGCCGTACGAGCAGCGGCGCGACCCGCTGTGGCTCGACTTCGGCGGCGCGGCCGGCCATATGCAGATCATCGGCGGCCCGCAGTCCGGCAAGTCGACGCTGGTGCGCTCGATCATCGCGTCGTTCGCGCTCACCCACACCCCGTACGAGGTGCAGTTCTACGGCCTGGACTTCGGTGGCGGCGGTATGGCCGCGGTGGCCGGCCTGCCGCACGTGGGCGGTGTCGCCTCCCGCCTGGACCCGGAGAAGGTCCGGCGTACGGCGGCCGAGGTGTACGGCGTCATGACCCGGCGCGAGGAGTACTTCCGCTCGGCGGGCATCTCCTCCATCGCCGAGTTCCGCACCCGTCGCGCGCGGGGCGACATCTCGGTGACCGACCAGCCCTGGGGCGACGTCTTCCTGGTCATCGACGGCTGGGGCAACTTCCGTTCGGACTACGAGGCCCTGGAGCAGCTGGTCCTGGACATCGCCGCGCGCGGTCTCGGCTACGGCATCCACCTGATCATCACCGCGTCCCGCTCGATGGAAGTCCGGGCGAACATGAAGGACCACCTGATGAACCGCCTGGAGCTGCGGCTGGGTGATCCCATGGACTCGGAGATCGACCGCAAGGTCGCCGCCAACGTGCCCACCGGGGTGCCGGGCCGCGGTCAGACGCCGCAGAAGCAGCACTTCATGGCGGCCGTCCCGCGCATCGACGGCCTCTCCTCCGACACGGACCTGGCGGAGGCGACCGCCGCGCTCGCCGCCGAGGTCACCCGGCACTGGCAGGAGCCCGGCGCGCCCGAGGTGCGCCTGCTGCCCCGCGAGTTCCCGGCGGCCCAGCTCCCGCCGGGCGACCGCTTCCCGAACCGGGGCGTCGCCTTCGCGCTCGACGAGGACAACCTCGAGCCGGTGTTCGTGGACTTCGAACAGGACCCGTTCTTCCTGGTGTTCGGCGAGAGCGAGTCCGGCAAGTCCAACCTGCTGAAGCTGCTGATCAAGCGTCTCACCGAGCGCTACGACGGCAACAGCTGCAAGCTGTTCGTGGTCGACAACCGGCGCTCGCTGCTCGGAGTGACCCCGGACTCGCACCTGGCCGAGTACATCCCGATGTCGAACCAGATGCAGCACCACATGGACGCGCTGGCCGACCTGATGCAGCGCCGCACGCCGACGGCGGACGTGACCCCGGAGCAGCTGCGCAACCGCAGCTGGTGGCGCGGCCCGACGGTGTACGTGGTCATCGACGACTACGACCTGGTCTCCACGTCGAGCGGCAACCCGCTGGCGGGCCTGACCGAACTGCTCCCCTTCGCCCGCGACGTCGGCGTCCGCTTCATCATCGCCCGCTCCACGGCGGGCGCGGGCCGCGCCGGCTACGAGGCCTTCATGCAGCGCATGAAGGAACTCGGCGCCCAGGGCGTCGTCCTCGCCGGCGACCCCGCGGAGGGCGAACTGCTGGGCGGCGTCCGGCCCCGGCCGATGCCCGCGGGCCGCGGCATCTTCGTGTCCCGCAAGCGCGGCAAGCCGATGGTGCAGGTGGGCCTCGTGGAGTCCTAGCGCGTCCCGTCGCCGGGGAGCTGCGCCCGGCTTGGCCTTGATGCCGCGGACTGGTCTGGTCCGCGGCATCTTGTCGTTCCCAGGGGACCCGTGGGACGGAAGTGGAGGTTTCGGGGGCAGTTGGAGTTGCTGCCGTGTCCGTGCCAAGGTTTTGCTATTTTTGCCTGAACTAGACGATTCAAATGGAACGCAATTACCGGTCAGGCACTCCACGGGGATGGGTCATCCATGGCATGGGATGAATGGGAGCAGCTCAAGTCGGACGCGCTGACGCGCCGGCAGGGTGGGGCTGCACACATGCAGCTCAACCACATCCCGGACGACCCCGGCGGAGGTTCCACCGCCTTCCCTAGCCAGACCGGCGACCTCAAGGTCACCCAGCACGACCTGGCCAAGATCGGCAGCGCTGCCCACACCCTCTACAACCAACTCTGGGACAAGGCCCGGTTGTCGAACACCCACGTGGACTCGGCGGCCCGCGACCTGACGGATCAGGGCTTCGCACTCGGTTCGGCCCTCCAGCACGTGTCGGACAAGTGGGACACGCAACTCGGCTCCCTCTTGGACGCGTGCGCCCAGATCTCCAATCACATGCAGGTCACCAAGAAGATCCACGCAGGCGACGAGGCGTACATCTGGCGGCAGATGAGCAGCATCGACACTCTCGACGCCGGTTTCGACGAGCGTGTCGGGGGTCCTGGCAAGCCCAACCCGGCCTACGCCCCGCCGAAGAAGCACTGATCTCGACGCACGACGGGGACACCGACTCATGGATCTCGACGCTCTGCGCTTCGCCAACTTCAAGCAGCTCGACGACGCCGTCGAGGACTGGGGACACATCGTCCGGAACCTGAAAGACCTGGCCGAGGACGCGGACAAGGGCCTGCACCAGGCCGCCAACAAGGCCAACTGGGCCGGCGTGAACCAGCAGGTGACCAAGGAGTTCATCGGCAAGACGGCCGGGGAGTTCCAGGACGCCCACACTCAGGCCCAGACCATCCACAACATCCTGAGCGACACCGCCGGGGAGCTGAAGGGTTACCAGAAGCAGCTCACCGCGGCGATCGAGCGCGGACTGAAGAAGAACCTCACGGTGATGGACACCGGCAAAGGCACCTTCACCGTGACCATGAACGTCCATCCTGACCGGGCCGCGTCCGGCTACACCCCACCGGAACACGACGAGCACGACGTCACCGCTCTGCGGGACGAGGTGCAGAAGATCCTCCGCGACGCCACCGAGAGCGACAACTCGGCGAAAACCGTCCTCATGGCCCTCGTCGACCAGACCGACTACGGCTTCTCGGACGCGTCCTACAAGGACCGCGACTCCGCCGCCGGTGCCGTCAAGGACGCGGACGAACTGGCGCGTCTCGCCAAGAAGGACCCGGAGGACCTGACACCCGCCGAGTTCGACAAGCTCAACGCCGGTCTGAAGGAGCACGCCGGCGATCCGCTGTTCGCGGAACGCTTCGCCACCGATCTCGGGCCGGAGAAGACGCTCGAGTTCTGGGCCGGGATCAACGATCCCCACAAGGCGGCGCAGCTGGGGCAGGCCCGGGTCGACCAGTACGACGACCTGCAGCGCAATCTCGGTCTGACGCTCGCCACCGCCTCACAGAGCGACTCCGCCGCCATGACCGAGTGGAAGGGCAGGATGATCGCCCTCGGCGACCAGCCGGTCGGCGGCCAGACGGGGCCCATGGGCTTCCAGGTCATGAGCAACCTCATGCGGGCGGGCGACTACGACGACCAGTTCCTCAAGAGCTACGGCACCGCGCTCATGGCCACCGAACGCAAGCTCACCGGCAACGGGGAGCACCCCAATATGGCCTGGCAGCACATGGGCATGGACCCGTGGCTCAACCGGATGGGCGACGACAGCGGCGACGACCCGCTGACGGGCTATCTCAAGGCACTGTCCGCCAGTCCGGACGCGGCCACGGACTTCCTCAACGAGGAGTATCTGCCCAAGGGAGGGGACCACAAGGAGGCCGTCTCCAACTTCACGTACCTCTTCGAGGACCGTGAGTGGCCCAAGGAGACCGACCTCAAGGGCGACGACATCCACCCCGGGCAGAACAACCTGGCCATGGCGATCGAAGCGGCCACGACCGGTCACCCGGCGGGCGAGCTGCCCACGGCGGACACCCCGGCACACAACGATCAGCAGGCCAAGCTCATGGCGAGCGTGGTCGCGTCCATCAGCGACGACCCCGACCGGCTGACCAAGAACGGCTACATGTCCGACAGCATCGGGCAGATGGCGTCGGAGTACCTGCCGGACATCAACCGGGCCACCACCGACGTGAAGCCCGATCCGGGCTCCGAGCAGTGGCAGCAGATCGAGAAGCTCTTCCCCGTCGCCGGTGCGTCGGCCGAGATGAACCACGCCGACGTGTCCCGCTTCCTGATCGCCGTCGGGCAGAACCCGGAGGGCTACTCGGCTGTGGAGGTCGGACAGAAGGCCTACATGGCGAACCTGATGGATTACCACCTGAATCCGGATCTGCCGGCGGACCAGCGGTACGGGCAGAGCATGGAGAACACCATCACCGAGATATCCCGGCGTTCGGCAGAGGTCGGAGGCTGTCTGGCCATCGGCCGTCAGGAGGCCGTGCTGGGTCCCGCCAAGGAAGCGGACGAGGACTACAACCACGCCGTCTCGCAGTGGCAGAACGTGGCGAACGGCGTCATCGGCACCGGCATCGGAGTAGGCACCAGCTTCATCGCGTCCCCCGCCGCCGGTGCCGCCGTCGGTGGCGTCGCCGGCACCGTCAGCGGTGTCGTCCTCGGTGAACTGTTCAACGGCGTCGAGGGCAGCCATCTGGAGGACAAGGGCCTCGACTCCGCCCGGCTCTGGGAGGACAGCCGCGATCGCAACATCGCCCTGGCGCAGAAGGCCGCAACCGAGGCGGCCAAAGCACACCACTCCCCCTATGCGGACCGGGTCGGCGAGTGGGCACGCTACGGCACCGAGGACGGCTTCAACGACGCTTCCACGGACGGGCGGCGGATGGCCGACGACCTTCAGACGGAAATCTCCTAGTGAGGAATCGAAACCGATGCCGCCCCTGCGCCCCCGATCAACCATGGCCTGCGTCGCCGGCGCCCTTGCCGTCGGCCTAGCCCTGACGAGCTGCTCCTCGGGAGCTTCGGACAAGAAGCGCGAATACGCTGTTCCCTCGTCGATGTGCGGAACAGCCATGCCTCCGTCGGCTCTCGAACCGCTCCTGCCGGCGGGGAAGACGATCTCGTCCCGGAAGAGCGGTTCTCCCGGCTACGCACGCTGCCAGGTCTCGGTGGACGGAAAGGTCGTCCTCTCGAGCATCATCGAACGCTGGAGCCCGAGGACCACTCTCACGAAGGTCGCCTTCGGCACCTACGGGATCACCGCCCACAGCGTCAAGAAAGAGAACGAAAGGTACATCGTCGCGGACTCCGCCGCGGTGGGACACGTGGCGTGCGCCGCCAAGCGGAAGGATGGCGCGGAGGTCTTCGCGGTGATCAGGACGCACCACGGCTCGGTCGGCACCACAGCCATGGAAAAGGCCATCAGCGAGTTCACCGATGCGGCAGCCACATCCAAGGAGTGCACGGAACTCGACACGTGAACGACGGCGTCAGCCCGCTCAGAACGCCGCAAAGGCGATGACCGAGCTGTCGTGCAGGACGAAGACACGATTACCGGCAGCGGCCATGCGGATGTACACAGTCTGGGGCAACTCGTAGCTTCGCGCATCCTGTCCGTCCGACACCCGCACCGAACGGACCAGCAGGGCGGGATCGTTCGGCCGGTTGTCGGACTCGAGCGCCCACACCGCGTGGCCCTGCCGTACCACCGGACTCTCGGGGTCCGCGCAGTCGAAGGCATTCCACAACACCTTTCCGTCCTTCTTCGACACGTACCGGATGCCGTCACCCGCGCTGGCATAGACCGCGTCCTCGTAGGCCGCAGGGGCACCCCACGTGTTCCAGTCGGTCTCCCAGCTACCCAGCTTGGTGCTCCAGATCTTCTCTCCGTCGCCGATCCGCCGGGCCTCCAGGGATGAGCCGTTGATGTACACGGTGCCGCCGTAGACGGCCGGGCGGACGGTGACTTCCTGGTGGTCGAGGCGGGCCCACACCTTGCGGCCGTCGCTGGTCCGCACGACGAGCACGGTGCCGTCCGAGGTCGACATCACGAGCATGCCCTGGCTGATCACGGCCGGATTCAGCAACTTGCCACGGAAATCGGCGGCGACCGGCGCCGTCCAGCGGACCTTGGCGTCCGAGCGATTCACGCTGCGCAGCCTGTGGTCCTTCGTCACGAAGTACACCGCGTCGTCGTCGGCCGCGAGGAGCGTGGCCGCCTCGGCCGCCGGACACGTCCACTTGGGTTCGCCAGTGGAGGGCACGAAGGTACGCAGCACCCCCTTGCCGTCGACGCCGATGACGAGCCGGTCGGAGAGGGACAGATAGCCGCTCTTCGTTCTGAGGTGAGGCGCGGTCCAGCGGCGCTTGCCGTTCGTGATGTCGAAAGCCGCGACACCACCGGTGGCGACGCCGAAGACGATGACGTCTCCTACCGGCAGCAACGGTCGGGAGTAGGCGTCGGCTTCGTTGTTCACCTCCCACAGATCCGTCAGCTGGACGTGGTTGGTGAACGGGTCCTTGACGCCCTTGGCGTCCAGCTTCTGCACGGGCATGCGCACAGCCGGGGGGATGTCGAAGGGATCGCTCTTCAGCTTCGTCGAGCCCGCCCACCACGCGGCCGTACCGCCGCCCGCCAGGACCACGCCTCCCGCGGCGAGGCCGGTGAGCAGACGCCTGCGGGTGACGGACGGGCCCGTCTCGATGGTGACGGGCGTGGTCAGCCGGCGTGCCGCAGCCTCCCGTTCCTTGATGGCGTCGGCGACCGGTCCGCGCCGCCACACCCGGTCGGCTCCCTTGGGCGCCGCCATGACCTGGACGATCTGGGCCGGTACAGGGCGGGCAGCGGGGTCCTTGGCCAGACAGGGCAGGATCAGTGCCTTCAGCTGCGGGGCAATGCCTTCGAGCCGCGGCTCGCCGTGTACCACTTCGTACTGCACGGCCGCGATATGCGAGCCGTCGTACGCCCGTCTGCCGCTTGCCGCGTACGCGAGCACCGCGCCGAGGGAGAACACGTCGGCCGACGGAGCCACCCGCCGGCCGAGCACCTGCTCGGGGGCGCCGTACCCCGGTGAGACGGGCACCTGCCCGGTCGTGGTCAAGGTCAACCCGTGTTCGGGGCGAGCGATGCCGAAGTCGATGATCCGCGGTCCGGACGAGGTGAGCACGATGTTGGGCGGTTTCAGGTCCCGGTGGATGAACCCGGCCGCGTGGATGTCGGCGAGGGTTCGCGCGAGTGCACTGGCCAGGGCACGCAGCGCCGGCTCGTCGAGCGGGCCATAGGTGTCGACGGCCTGGTCCAGGGTCAGGCCCGCGAGATATTCGGTGGCGATCCAGGGCCGTCCCCCCTCGGTCCACGCGCCGAGCACGTTCGCGATGCCGCTGCTCCGCACCGCCTGTGCGGCCTGCGCCTCGCGCACGAACCGCTGGGCGAGGTTGGTGTCGTGGGTGAGATCCGGTCGGAGCACCTTGACGGCAGCGAGGCTGCCGGCGTTGTCCTGGCCGACGTAGACCTTGCCCATGCCGCCTTCGCCGAGGACCCCGAGGACGCGATAGGGACCGAGGCGGAGCGGGTCGCCGCTACCGAGGGGTTTCATAGGAAGGTCTTTCTGCCTGAACGGGACGGATGGGGACGGTCGAGCGCAGAGTCCGTGGCCGTGGCGGGTGGCTGAGTTCCGTGTGCGGATTCAACGCTTTCGGTCACTTCACTTGAGCGGATAGGCGGTCAGGTTGCTGCTGTTCACACCGAGGAGCAACTTCGCGTCCGGGTCCACGTGGAACTGCGTGCTGCTCGTCTGGTACGTCAGCGCGGTGGTGTGTTTCGTCAGGCTGACCGCGTGCAGCAGGGCCGCGTTCTTGTAGTACGCGTAGTCGGTGCCGAGCATGGGTTGCCATGCGGTGGACGCCCCGTCGACCACGCCGCCCTTCTCGGTCCAGAGCAGTTTTCCGCTGTCCGCGTCGAACGCCGTCAGCCCGGCCCCCGCACCCACCGCGTACACCACGCCAGCCCTGAGCGCCGGTGGACTGTAGGCACGGCCGGCCGGGCTCTGCCAGGCCACGGATCCGTCACTCAGCCGCAGAGCCCGCAGCCGGCTGCCACCGAGATACACGTGATCGCCGTCCGCAGCGATCACGCCGCGGAGGATGTCGGGATCGTCGATGTCATACGGCCTGTCCCAGACGACGGCTCCGGTCGAGGCGTCGCGTACGACGACGTGTACGGTCCACTCCTTCACCTCCTGGAGTGTCACCAGGCGGTCGCCGACGACCCGGGCGGTGAGGAAGTGCAGCCTCTTGCTGTTGTCCGGCCGTGCGGGCAGGGCTTTCGACCACAGCTGTTTGCCGGTTCTGAGGTCGGCGGCGCGGATGGTGAAGGTCTGCCGGGCCATCAGGTAGCCGGTTCCGTCCTCCTTGCCGTCGCCGACGGCGACGTACGCGACGCGGTCGGTGACGCAGAGGAGCTGATGTGTCCAGAGCTCGTTGTTGGTACCCGGGAAGCGGACCAGTGTCCTGGCTGTCTTGCCGTTGTTCGGGTCGACGGTCCGGAGGGTGACGGCCGACCCGATCCCGTCGTCGGTTTCGCCCCCCAGCGTGAGCCCGTAGAGGCGCCCGCCTGCCACGGCCATCTGCCAGCCGCTCTCCTCGCTGTACACCCGCCACTTGCTCACGCCTGTCCGGGGATTCACACCATGGGTGTATCCGCCCATCGGAACCACGATCATCCCGTCGGTCCCCTGGGGGACGACCATGCCGAAGACGTCCGTGAGCATCATGGTCTCGAACTGGTAGGACCAGAGCGGAGCGAGGTTCCGTGTCTGGGCGCCGCCGTCCTTGTCGGTCGTACCTGCGTCGCCTCGCGCTGCGGGGCGCTGCTGCCACCACCACGCGCCTGCGCCCGCGGCGCCGACGGCGAGCGCCCCTCCGAGCGCGAGGAACCCGCGGCGCGAGGGACGACGGCCGACCGTCGTGGTGCCCCCTGCGGTCTCCGGACCGGCTGTCGGCGCCGGCAGCCGCTGTGGTGTCAGCCGCCAGACGTCGGCGGCCCGGCGCCCGATGTCCGCGAGCAGCTCGGGGGGCAGGTGGTCGGCGAACTCACCGCTGCCGTCGTGGAGTTGAGCGGCGAGTTGGGCCGTGGTCGGCCGGGCCGCCGGGTCCTTGGCCAGGCACTGGGCCAGTACCGGTGCGAGCGCGGCCGGTACGCCGCTCAGGTCCGCCTCGGCGTACCGCACCCGGTACAGAAGATCCGCCGCCTGGCCGTGTCCGAAGGGGCCTCGCCCGGTTGCCGCGTACACCAGCACTCCGGCGAGCGCGAAGACATCGCCGGCCGCGTCGTGGTCCTGGCCGGTGGCCTGTTCGGGCGACATGAAGGCGGGGGTGCCGACGGCGACGCCGGCCCGGGTCAGCCGGTCGTCGCCGATGGCGCGGGCGATGCCGAAGTCGATGACCTTCGGGCCGTAGGCGGTCAGGAGGATGTTGGACGGCTTGAGGTCGCGGTGTACGACGTCCGACCGGTGCAGCTGCCCGAGCGCGGAGCACAGGGCCGCGCCGAGGGCGCGTACGGACTGTTCGGGCAGCGGGCCGCCGGCCTCGACGGCCTCGTCGAGCGGGGGGCCGAGCACGTACTCCGTGGCCAGCCAGGGTGTCTCGGCGAGCGGATCCGCGTCCATCACCCGTGCCCCGAACTGCTCGCCGATGACCCGCGCCGCGTCCACCTCCAGCCGGAAACGGGTGCGGGCCGCCGGATCGGTGGCGATGGCGGCGTGCATGGTCTTCAGGGCGACGGTACGACCGCCTGCGGAGCGCGCAACGTACACGGTGCCCATGCCGCCGCTGCCGAGCCGGGCGATGAGCCGGAAAGGGCCGAGGGCAACGGGGTCGTCGTGAGTGAGAGGAGTCGGCATGGGTTCTTGTCGTCGTCAGTGGCTGGGGTGGGGTACGGGGGCCGTGGACGGCGCCCCGCCGGGCGGCCAGGGTGTGTGCACCGGCGCCGGCAACGGGACTTCCGCGGCCAGCACGGACGCCGACTGATGGACGATGGCGGCGACGAGCCGGGCGGGCAGCCAGCCGGGGACCAGGAAGGCGTCGGCGCGCGAGGGCGGAGCGAAGCCCGCGGGGGCGTCGGGCTGGGGTCCGCCCGCCAACTCGTCGATGACCTCCGCGAGTTGGGGTCGGTGGGCCGGGTCGCGGGACAGGCAGCGCGGGACCAGCGAGCGCAGGGCGTCCGGCAGTTCCTCACGCTCCGGCATCGTGAATCCCGTGGCGGCGTACGCCAGCGTGGCACCGAGCGCGTACACGTCGCCCAGCGGCCGTGGCTGTCCGCCCGCGGCCTGCTCGGGCGGCAGGCTGCCGGGGTCGAGCCCGGGCACGTCCTGTCGTACGGCACCGTCCGGCGCCGCGGCCCGCACCGCCCCGAAACAGGTCAGCCGGGGTCCGTCGGCGGCGATCAGTACGGCGGCCGGGCACAGCCCGGCGTGGGTCAGGTTCTGCCCGTGCACGACGGCGAGGTTCTCGGCCAGCGCGACCCCGAGCGCCCGAACCGTCCGCTCGGGCAGCGGGCCGCCGTGCAGGGCGAGGGCGATGGGCAGCGGAAGCGCGGGCACGTAGGGACGGGCGTGCCACGGCTGCTCGCCGGGGGCCGCGAGTTCGACGGCCGGGAGGACCCAGGAGCCGAGGAGATAGCGGGAGGCGTCGGCCTCGGCCATGAACCGCTGCGGGTCGGCCGTGGCCAGGGGGGTGCTCAGCAGTACGGTCCGGTCGCCGTCGGCACTGCGGGCGATGAAACGGTGCTCGGGGACGGGGGTCTGCGCGGGAAGCCCGGAGTCGAGCCGCGTGACGACCGTGTACGGCCCGATCCGCCGGGTACCTCGCGTACTCGGCCCGGCTCCTCGCATGCTCGGCCGGCCGTTGTCAGCCGAGGGCGTCACCTCGCTCGTCCCGCCCGCACAAGGGCCACAGCTCCGCCGCCGATCACGAGGATTGCGGCGACGGCGGCGAGTGTGATCCAGAGGGTGGTGTTGCTGTCGTTCGACGAGTGCGTGCTTGATCCTGCCGCTGAGGTTCCGCCGGTTGAAGTCTTTTCCGGGGCTTGTGACGGGGTGGATGCAGCAGCGGGGGAGGATGAAGCCGGGGTGGACGAGCCCGACTTGGCCAGAAGGTCGCCGCCGTTGTCCTTGGCGAGCGGGTCGACATGCGCCGGCCCGGGGTTATAGGCCGGGTTCGCGAGAACCAGACGGGGACGAATGAGCCCGTAACCGCCGTACTTGCTCGGCTTGTTCTTCGGCCAGGTGCGGCCCGCCGTGTCGATCAGGGCACGGGTCACCTGGTTCACCGTCCAGTCGGGATGGGCGGACCAGATCAGAGCGGCAGCCCCCGAGGCGATCGCGGTCGCCGAGCTGGTGCCGTTCACGTTGTCGCAGTACGAGCGGAATGTCGCGTCGCACCAGCCGGGGAACCCCTGGCCTGGGGCCGACAGGTCGACGTAGTTCCCGGCGGAAGAGAACTTCGCAACGGAGAGAGATTTGTCCACTGCGGCTACACCGACTACGTATGGGTCCGCGGCCGGATAACCAATGGTGTCGCCTGACTTCCGGCCGTCGTTTCCGACTGCCGCGATCAGCAGCTTCCCCTTCGACGCCGCGTAATTGATGGCGGCCTGTTCGTCGGAGTCGGGCCCTGGGGAACCGAACGACATGCTGATGATCTTCGCATCCGTGTCGGCCGCCGCCCTGATCGCGGCGGTGGCACCAGGCGTTTTCTTCTTCTCCTGCGCACTGCGCTTCATGCCGTCGAACTTGACGCGGAACGGGATGATCTTCGCCCCGGGCGCCAGGCCTTTCAACCCACCACCTGCTCCGGTACCCGCGATCAACTCGGCCATGGTCGTACCGTGGCCGACGTAATCGTCAGTGGCCCGGTACGCGACCGATTTCGGCACTTCGTCCGTCAGGACCTGCCCCTTGAGTGACGGAGTGTTCGCGTTCACCCCGGTGTCGATGACGGCGACTTTCACGCCTTCACCGGTGCTGACCTTCCACATCTTTTCGGCCTGCATCGGACCGAGATACCACTGCTTCGACTGCACATCATCAGCGGAGGCGCCCGGAGCCAAGCCCACCGTCGTGGCAGCCAGGGCACCGACGACCGCGGTCACAACACGCACTCGTCCAGCAAGGCCTGTTCTGCGAACCGTGGCCTGCTCGGCTCGTCGGCTGATCCCTGACCTCATCGTCTTTCCTGTCCTCGTTTCCGACAGCTCGGCTTCTTCAGCAGCTCGGCTTCTGCGGCTGGGCACAACAGCAGGGTGGGCGCCTCCCGCGCGCGCCCACCCTGGAGTTGGTTCTGCGAGCCTCGTCCTACTGGAAGTAGCTGGCCGCCTTCTTGTCGCCTTCCATGTACGTGCCGCCGGACTGGGCGACGACGTGACCGATGCCGGCCAGCGCCTGGTGGATGTCGTTGGCTTCCTTGTCCCAGCGCTGCAGCTTCTCGTGGAAGGTGCCCTGGGCCTGGCCCTCCCAGTACTGCAGGCTGTTCACCACCAGACCGCGCAGGTCGTGCAGGTCCTGCTCGAGCTGGCTCGCCTGGTTACCGATGTTGGTCGCCGCGGTGTCGAGCCCGTCATAAGTGACTGACAGCCCCTCAGCGTTGTTGGCCATGCCTGATTACCTCGTCTCGCTGGTGTGTGCCTGGTGAGTGGGCCGGATTCCCGGCGGTTGTCCTGTGTCGCGCTCGACTCAGTAGGAGCTGAGGGCGGACGGCGGGATCGAGGAGGCGCCGTCGCGGACGTCGATCTTGTTGACGGCCGCGCGGACCTCGTCTTCCTTGCTGTCCTTGATGTTGCGCGTCGTGGTCATGGCCTCGATGACGTCGCCGAGGATGTTGCCGATGTTGCGCAGCGACTCGTTGATCTCGAGCTGCTTCTTGTCGAACGCGGCACGGCCGATACCCTGCCACTGGCCCTCGAGGCCGTCGATGACGCCCTGAAGCGTGTGCACGCGCTTCTGGATGTTCTCGTACTTCTCGAGCATCTGCTTCTGCAGCCGGATTACTGCATCGTCTTGGAGCTTCTGCTTTCCGCCGGCCATGGTCGGCCCTGCCTTTCGTGTGTCCGTTGTTGATCTATTGGGTTCGGCTCACCGCCGGCGCCTGTCGCTTCCGGCGGTGAGCACGCAGTGCCTGCCCTGTCCGAAGTGCACTGGACGTTATGGCCGTTGTCAGCCGAGGGCGTTCACCTGGCGCGTCGTGCTCGCATGAGGGCCACACCTCCGCCGCCGATCACGACGACTGCGGCGACGGCGCCGAGCGTGATCCAGAGGGTGGAGTTGCTGTCATTCGACGATTCCGCGCTTGATCCTGCCGCTGAAGTGCCACCGGTTGAACCCTTTTCCGCGGCTTGTGACGGGGTTGATGCAGAAGCGGAGGAGGACGAAGTCGCGGTGGACGAGCCGGACTTGGCCAGCAGGTCGCCGCCGTTCTCCTTGCGGAGGGGGTCGACGTTCGCCGGGCCGGGGTTGTAGTGGGGATTCGCCAGCACCACGCGAGGCCGCACAGCACCGTAACCGAGATATGTGCTCGGTTTGTTCTTCGGCCAGCTACGGCCTGCCGTGTCGACCAGCGCGCGGGTGACCTGGTTCACCGTCCAGTCGGGGTGGGCGGACCAGATCAGAGCGGCCGAAGCCGAGGCGATGGCCGCGGCCGAACTCGTACCGTTCACGTTGTCGCAGTACGAACGGAATGTGGCGTCGCACCAGCCTGG
This genomic interval from Streptomyces sp. NBC_00557 contains the following:
- a CDS encoding serine/threonine protein kinase, whose protein sequence is MRGAGPSTRGTRRIGPYTVVTRLDSGLPAQTPVPEHRFIARSADGDRTVLLSTPLATADPQRFMAEADASRYLLGSWVLPAVELAAPGEQPWHARPYVPALPLPIALALHGGPLPERTVRALGVALAENLAVVHGQNLTHAGLCPAAVLIAADGPRLTCFGAVRAAAPDGAVRQDVPGLDPGSLPPEQAAGGQPRPLGDVYALGATLAYAATGFTMPEREELPDALRSLVPRCLSRDPAHRPQLAEVIDELAGGPQPDAPAGFAPPSRADAFLVPGWLPARLVAAIVHQSASVLAAEVPLPAPVHTPWPPGGAPSTAPVPHPSH
- a CDS encoding S8 family serine peptidase; this encodes MRVVTAVVGALAATTVGLAPGASADDVQSKQWYLGPMQAEKMWKVSTGEGVKVAVIDTGVNANTPSLKGQVLTDEVPKSVAYRATDDYVGHGTTMAELIAGTGAGGGLKGLAPGAKIIPFRVKFDGMKRSAQEKKKTPGATAAIRAAADTDAKIISMSFGSPGPDSDEQAAINYAASKGKLLIAAVGNDGRKSGDTIGYPAADPYVVGVAAVDKSLSVAKFSSAGNYVDLSAPGQGFPGWCDATFRSYCDNVNGTSSATAIASGAAALIWSAHPDWTVNQVTRALIDTAGRTWPKNKPSKYGGYGLIRPRLVLANPAYNPGPAHVDPLAKDNGGDLLAKSGSSTPASSSPAAASTPSQAPEKTSTGGTSAAGSSTHSSNDSNTTLWITLAAVAAILVIGGGAVALVRAGRAR
- a CDS encoding WXG100 family type VII secretion target is translated as MANNAEGLSVTYDGLDTAATNIGNQASQLEQDLHDLRGLVVNSLQYWEGQAQGTFHEKLQRWDKEANDIHQALAGIGHVVAQSGGTYMEGDKKAASYFQ
- a CDS encoding WXG100 family type VII secretion target; this encodes MAGGKQKLQDDAVIRLQKQMLEKYENIQKRVHTLQGVIDGLEGQWQGIGRAAFDKKQLEINESLRNIGNILGDVIEAMTTTRNIKDSKEDEVRAAVNKIDVRDGASSIPPSALSSY